The Brassica oleracea var. oleracea cultivar TO1000 chromosome C7, BOL, whole genome shotgun sequence sequence TTCGGTTAAATACGTTGACTCAGTAAATTAGTTTGATCTGGTAGATTTGCATTTGTTCTGATTAATGTATTTGATTTGCATTTGTTCTCCTTGATATACACATTTGTTTAATCTGCAATTTTTTGATTTGCATCATCTATTCAAATCCATTAGACAATTGATCTGCATAAAATCTCTAAAACTATTTGGTCTGTTTATATTCTGCTTGGTATATTTTTATGTTTCTTCTGCATTTTTGTATTTGCACTACATTCAAAGCCTATAGTTTTAGAAGGTATACACTCTTGCAAGTTACAAAATTTAAATAAAAAAAATGACTAAGAGTTATGAAATTGATTGGTTGGTGTTATGATCGTTAAGACAATCAAAAATACTTCTATGGCCACGAAATTCAACCAATCAAACTTTGCTTTATTTTCTTAAAATTCAGGGCCTATATTTTTTTTTTCATTTTCTAGCTATAGACACATTTTCTCCATCATAAAACAGTGTTCTCGGTAACTTCTAATGTAATTTTCAACATATATAATAATATTGTCATATTACTATAGTGGCATACTCTATCCAGTATCCATGAGTTCATAAAATTATTTTTATTCAACAACATATTTATTTTCTTCTCTTTCCAAATGCACATATTTAAACAAAATGATTATATATATATATATATATATATTTAGTAATTAATATTATTTTTAAATATATATTACTATCATACTAATCTACAACCCACTATTCATATTCACGTACAGTCAAAATTTTTCACCTACAACAAGAAATTCTACGGCAAAAATTAAAATTTATAGGTTCATCCAATTTGCATGTTGACTGCTATTTGGTAGGATTTGCATTTTTAAAATTATAAAATGAAACTGATTAAAAAGTTTTTTTTTTCAGGAAAAACCAATAGTAAAATATTGAAAATAAATAAAAGAGCTAATTTGATAAAAAAAAAAAAATAATAAAAGAGCTAATAAGTGGATTGGGCCTTACACCCAAAAGAGGGTTTACTCTGAATCTGGCAAGTGGTTGGTAAGTATAGAGAGATAGCGACCACCTCGCAAGCTTCGTCTTCACAGCCATTCTCTTGCCCTAGATTTCGAGCGAGCGGGAGATTTCTAGATTGAGAGCAGCTTCGAGCTTCTCCCAGTTCGTCGTTTTCTCCAATCTTCGTTACCAGGGGCAAGCCCCGAGTTAATTAAGCTCGTTTTCAATTCCATCTAGAACTCGTCGTATCCTTGCTTATAGCAGTATCGTTATGAATTGAATGCCACGGAGAGAGATAAACCTAATCAGTAGATCTTTGTTCGGGAATTAGGGTTTGGGATCGATTTAGATACTCTTCCTTTGGGAGTGATGTTGAGTTTGTGCTTGTTCTTATGCTAATTGTACGTTTCTGATTACTTTTGTAGATTTTTGGCATTGGCGTTGGAGTTATGGACTTTGATGAGTATGAGTACTTAGAGAAGACTGTTGAGAATCCTCACCTGGAGAACAACGAAGTTGAAAATGGTGGGGGTGATGAGAAACCCAAATCTGAAGTGAAAGAGCGGAGTAGAAGCTCAAGGCATAGGAGTGATGACAAGAGGGATGAAGACGAAGATGGTCGGCGTTCTAAGCGGTCGAGGTCGCACCACCGTTCACGATCTAGAGACAGAGAGAGGGATAGGCATAGAAGTAGCCGGGACCACAGAGACAGAGAGAGAGGTGGCAGAGACCGTGAGAAGGATAGAGATAAAGAAGAAAGAAACGGTAAAGAGAGAGAAGGGGGCAAAGACAAGGATCGTGACAGTAACCATGAAAAAGATCGGGAGAGAGACCGATCACGTCGAAGCAGAAGTCGATCAGAGAGACGTCGGAGTCGGGAAAGAGAAAAGAGCCAGGAAATAGAAACTAAGGAAAGAGACACCAAGGACCGCAGGTGCCTCTTCTCTTTTATTTTGTTAACATTTTGGTCTCATAAATGCTTACTGCATTCAATCAATATAATACATACTTGTCGTTATTTGGCTTGAAAAGACGTATCAAGTTAGTAATTATCACCGATTCTTACTGTGTTTAGTGGTGGCTGCCTTTGCTATTCTATCCTTTTTAACAAGAGTCCTGCATGGTAGGTTCATAATCTTATTGATGAAATTGTGGATGTGGGCTCCTAGTGTGCTTCCTGTTTTCTTGAATTGGCAACTGAATTTGAAAATTATCTTATGCTTTTGCGCTATGCTACAATAGCTTTGATGTAAGCTATAAGTTTTAACAGGTTCATACTGCTATTAGGTTCATTGGTATTGCCTTCTGTACAACTTGATGAGGCTCGTTCCGTTTAAGATAATCATTGTTATAGAAGGTAAAAAAAAAAGGTTTTTGGTTAGACTTCAGGTTGGTCACGTGCTACATTTAAAATGAAAAAGTTGCAAGTTTAAATTTATGAGTTTATTGTTCATCACTTGTTGACTTCGCATAGTTCCATGCAGGGCCATCTCGTTCTTCACGTGTGTACGCCTATCGGAGAAAAGTTTACTGTTCTGAATTGTCCTAATACTAACATTTTTCTTCATACCAGAAGATGCTTTCTGAAATGTCGTCTCTGGCATATTCCAAGATGTTGCGACATCTTGGAAAATATTGTTAATAAAGTATCTAGGATCAAAGTTAACAATGTTAAATGCTTCATGTATGTTATTATGCAGACGCCATAAAGATAAAAAAGAGGATAAGGTAGAGCCTGAGGCTGATCCTGAAAGAGACCAGAGAACCGTTTTTGCCTATCAGGTATTCCTATTGTGTTAGTTATGGTTCCTTTGAAACATCTTTACTTGATCAATAATTTATGGTTTGTGGATATCTGTACACAACAGATTGCTTTGAGGGCAACTGAAAGGGATGTTTATGAGTTCTTCTCTAGAGCTGGAAAGGTTTGTCCTCTCCTCTTCGGTTTCACGTTGCAATGACGCCATCTAAATATTTTTCTGGATGGTTCAGTTAAGTTTTTCTTAACACATTGCCTTCTAATACGGTTTTAGGTACGAGATGTGCGGATAATCATGGATCGAATTTCCAGGCGTTCGAGAGGAATCGGGTAAGTTAAAAACAATTTGATTCTTACGTGGGAAGAGGAAATTTCTGTTCAATGTTAAAAAAATGCTTAACTATTGGTACACTGATAAGCTTCTGGCAGCTTCGCGGAACATAAACAGTGCAATTGTTATTATCTCTTTGTTTCACTACTGTTTGCTAGTTTCTAAGTTGGTCCTGCTTGCAGGTATGTGGAGTTTTATGAAACAATGTCAGTCCCTATGGCTATTGCTCTATCTGGACAGCCTCTTCTTGGTCAGCCTGTTATGGTAAAACCATCTGAAGCTGAGAAGAATCTTGTTCAGTCAACAACTGCTGCCGCTGGAGCAGGAGGGATGCTGGGCCCCTATTCTGGCGGTGCTAGACGTCTTTATGTTGGTAACCTGCATGTTAACATGTCAGAAGATGATCTGCGAAAGGTAACTATTTTTTTCTGAGCGACATGTAACGCACCTACTCTATTTTTTTAATCAAAATTAACCATCCAATTGCTATTATGCTTAGTATAGTACGTAGATTAAAATTTGAATATTCTTATTTTGTACAAACCACAAGCTTTCAGGAATCTAGACTTCTTTTGTAATTGCTTCATCTTCTGATCATAAGTTTCGTGTTCATGTAAGATGATAATACTTTTCTTTTGGCATTCCTAGGTTTTTGAATCATTTGGGATTGTGGAGCTGGTACAAGTACCTCGGGACGAAACTGGCCATTGCAAAGGATTTGGTTTTGTTCAGGTATGCCGAGTCAATACCAGTCTTGACTTCTTGCTGATATTCTTTGTGATTTACAGCAATCTTATCATTTCCAAACCTTACAGTTTGCTCGCCTGGAGGATGCTAGGAATGCAGTGAATCTGAATGGGCAGTTGGAGATTGCAGGTCGTGCAATCAAGGTATTGGCTGAACTTATTTTGAAAATTTTATATGATATCAATCCGGAAGGCCATAGAGAGCTGTAGTTGTGTTAAGTATTTTCTAGACTTTTAAGAAACAATGATTCTTTCAATGTGGTGAAATGCTGATATAACAGGTAACAACCAAACAGAAATTCATGTTCTCTCTGCGTAACGATGTTACATTTTTACGTCTACTAAGCAAACTGAGCCGTGACACCTGCAGTCAAACCATCTTGAGTTCATTCTAGAGGCTTCTAAACATGCATTTTATACAACATATTATGACTGTTGATGATGTGTTTTTACCTTTCATTAGGTGTCAGCTGTAACTGATCAAACTGAAGTCCCAGACGCTGGACAAGCCCAAAACACAGGTGATCTGGATGATGATGATGGAGCGGGCCTGGTAAGTAATTTCTTAATCTTGCTAACCTATCCTCCAAAAGAGAACATATCTCATGGATATATATAAGGTAGAACTTAGGATTTGGTATATATATGAACACAATTTTATAATCAATTTAATAAAAGTCTGTTAACTGTTAATGTACAATTTTATTACCAAGTCTGGTTTTCTAGAACATTTAATAGCTACTGTGTAAGATTTATGGTGGATTTAAGGAGTACTTTTCAAACATTGTTGGTAAACTTAAGCCTTACCTGGTTCTTTATACTGCAGTCTCTGAATGCACAATCGCGGGCTGCACTCATGATGAAGCTCGATCGCAGTGGAACTTCATCAAGGTTTCCCTGACTCCTGTTATTTTTTTAGGTTTATGAAGTTTGCGTTGTTCATGTTCCAATTCCACTAAAAACAAATCTTCTTTGCAGCACTGGCCTTACTGCAGTTCCATCTATTCTCGGTGCAACTTCGACCGTTTCTCCGTTGGTGGCTCCTGTTGTACAAGGGGGTTTCCCTGCTGTTGCTGGACTCGCAGGGCTCGGTGTACATGTTCCAGCTGTTGTCGACCCAGTTGGTGTCCCCAGCGAATGTCTACTGCTTAAAAACATGTTTGATTCATCCACAGAGGTCGGTGTAAACATTTTTTCTTGTCTGCTTAACAGTTTTATATCGCAAGCTAATTCGTCTTTATACATGTATCTTTCTCGCACAGACTGAACTTGATTTTGATAAGGACATCGAGGAAGATGTTAGAGATGAATGCTCCAAGTTCGGAGAACTGAATCATATCTTTGTTGACAAGTGAGTGAGCTTCAGAATCCTGTATTATCTCTCCATCCGACTCATTTTATTGACATTGATTGCCTGTTGCTCACAAAAACAGGAACAGCATGGGTTTTGTCTACTTGAGATTTGAGAATGCACAAGCAGCAATGGGAGCGCAACGTGCTCTCCATGGAAGATGGTTTGCCGGGAAGATGATTACAGCTACTTACATGGTACATGACTTGTTTCACTTCAAGACTGTTGGATTTAATTTCTCTATTAACGATTCTTCGTCTTCTTGTTTTGTGTCCGCAGACTACAGAGACTTACGAGGCCAAGTTCCCTCAGAGTAAGTAGAGGGAGCTTCATGAGAACTTAAGCCTTGTATTCTGGTGGAGCTGAGAAAGAGTTTTTTTTTCAGTACGGTCTTTAAAGCATCAGTGGAGATGGTATTTAAGATAATGAAGCTTTCGTCTTATTATTAAAGAAATCCAAATCTTTGACGAACGTTTATTGTATTATTAAACTCTCTCGATATTGTGTGCGTTCGTTACTTTCTGTCTTTCATTGATGAGAACCCTTTTTAAGTTCAGTTTAGTATCTTGTATTATGTATGCCAACACATTTTAGATCTTTTATAAGAGCATTTCCAAAAAAGAATTCTATTTTAAAGTTTCCAAAACTTTATATTTGAAGTTTAAAGGTGTTTTTCTCTAAAAGCAAAACTTGAAACTTAACTTTAAAACTATTTATATTTTATAATATGGTTTTTATATTTGTCATAACTAATTTGAATTCATAAAACTTTTGTAAATAATTAACACATATATAAACATATTACAACAATATTAATTAATAAAATATTATATTAAAATATAAAATTTTAAACAAAATAACTTAATTAATATTAAGCTTTAACCAAAATACCGTATTATTCCATAAATCGATTTTCGTAATGCATATATGATATACTAGTGTATTTCAAAGTAAAAATAGCTATCCTCATTTTTAATTTGTAGATTAGAGATAAAAAATTGTTGAAATCAAGAGATATTAATACTTGTAAATACATTAGATCAGAAAAAGAAAGTAAAAGAGAAACATAAAATATTGCTAAAAACTAACTTTTATCGATGATATTAATACTCGTGAATATAAGAACAAAAAATAATTGTACGAAAATACATCATCAACAACAACAACCATCTTCAATTACACAAAAAATTGGACAATATTTGAAAATTTTAAAGGTTCCAGATCAAACCTACCTGACTATTAGTGTTGTTGTAATATTTAAATCTGTGTAATAGTTATGTCTTCATGTAATTTTTTAAAAGTTTTTTTGTTAAGTTTTTTTGTATAGTTTTGTTATCTAAATCTAGTTTTAAATATTTTAAATCTTCTTTTAAAGTTTTATTTAATTTTATGTGTAAATTTAAAATTTGTAAACAAAACTTAAAATATTTATGAGATATAATTTTTATAAGGATTAAAATAATAAACAAAAAAAAAATAATTATGAATTATAAATGTGATGTGTAATTGTAGGGACCAAAATACAAATAAAAATATGAAACTTCAAATTTAAAGTTTTGAGTAGTGAAACTTCAAATTTAGAGTTTCACTCCTCAAAACTTCAAATTTGAAGTTTTGAATTTCTTTTTTTTTAGAGCAAAAAACTTCATATTTGAAGTTATAGAGTGTCTTTTGGAGATGCTCTCAGAACGCTTTATATTCGGGTAAGATATAAAAAAAAAAGTTGACTATTTTTGTTTTGTATGTGTTCACATTTTCATTTTGGAACAGATCTTTTAGTCAACGTTTAATTCTTGTGAACCTATTATTAATCTTTTAGTCTCATAATCATTCTTCAAACTTTGTAAGTACAATTTACAATTTTACAGTTCTCCAAACCAAGTGTAGACGATTATCTTGCTTTAGAAAAAATATTATCACGTGGTTATGGGTTAGATGTATCCATTTGTATCCGATGGTTTATTATATTTTGGTTCGTTACACAATTCAAATTTGATACGGGTTCAACCAGGAGACTTGGTAAGAAGATCCAACGGCTCAGATTGAATAGTTTGGATCATCGGTAGTGCTGGTGGAATGTCGATAGAATTAGACCTGAAGTAATATAATGACGAAAGTACCCTTGACGCCGCTGAGAAGAAGAGAATCCCAACCCAGCTCCCTCCTCCCCTTTGCCTTGTTCAATCTTTTTATTCTCCTCTAGCTCCACAATTCTTGTTTCTTCTTCTGAATATAATTGTCGCGATAGACGATCGACGAGAATCTAATTGAAAATTTCGCCTCTTTAATTTCCTCCCATCACTTCAGAAGATTCCAACCTTGGTACTTTTTTTTTTTTTTTGATTCGTCTTTAAATAATCTGTTGCTATATGTTTGAATCTCTTAATATTTCATCTGCAAGCTCAATGTGATTATTTTCTCGTAAAATTTTGAGTTCTTCCATGTATCTGTTGCTGGTGATAATTTTAGCTTCCCTTTGTGACAGATATTGTGAACCATCGGAATGTTCTATGGGCATGCTTAGATTTTGAGCTTCTTTTTTTCTGTATAAATATTGAATTATTGTTGTTTTGACTTTAGGCGCATCTTTTTCCAGCTCTGATTATTGAATTATTACTATAATAAGTTTAGATCCTAACCTTCTGTAGCTGTTTGGTGTTTAGAAAAGTTCATTACAAGTTTTTGTGAGGACTGATTCATCAATAACTCTTGCTTGGCTTTTTTTAGATGGAACATGAGCAAGATGACCCTGGTACAGCACCACATGGTGGGGTTGATTCGCTACTTGAGAATTCACTTGCAAGTGAATCTATGTGTGATCATCCTACTGTGAGTAACAACAGCGTTCATACAGATAAGGCTGAGGATTCTGGAAGTAACGAGCATCCCAACATTTATCGAGAAGATATTGTTAGAAGCAACAAGACGGGTAGTATTGGAGTTGTGAGCGAAGTAGCTGGTGATTCTGACAGTGATATGAGTGATGATGATGATGACGACGACGACGAAGAAGATGATGAGGACAACAGTAATGATGATGATGATGATGATGATGATGATGATGGGGAGGAAGAGGAAGGGAAAAAGGGCAATGAGGATAATTCTGGGAACTACAAATGTGGTACTCTTGAGGGTGATCAGATCCGTGTGCTTTGGATGGATGATGACACTGAGCCAGTTCAAGGTGTTAAGGATTTAACCGTTGTAGACCGTGGTTTCCTACACGGAGACTATGTTGCTTCAGCTTCTGAGCCAACTGGGCAGGTGGGAGTAGTAGTGGATGCTAACATTTCGGTAGATTTATTAGCTCCCGATAGTTCTGTCCACAAGGACATCTCCACCAAAAAGTTGAAACGGGTCAGGGATTTTGCCGTTGGTGATTATGTGGTTCATGGCCCCTGGCTAGGTAGAGTTGATGATGTATTGGACAATGTGACTGTGTTGTTTGATGATGGCTCCATGTGTAAAGTCCTACGCGCTGAGCCTCTTCAACTAAAACCTATTACTAAGAATAACCTTGAAGAAGATGCCAACTTCCCATATCACCCAGGCCAGCGTGTCAAAGCAAGCTCCTCATCTGTTCTTAAGACTTCGCGGTGGTTATCTGGATTGTGGAAACCCAATCGCTTAGAAGGCACTGTGACCAAAGTCACTGCTGGCTCTATTTTTGTCTACTGGATTGCCTCAGCTGGCGTTGGGCCAGATTCTTCTGTTTCCCCACCTGAGGAGCAGAGTCCTAGTGATTTGACATTGTTGTCATCTTTCACTCATGCCAATTGGCAAGTCGGTGACTGGTGCCTCCTTCCATCGGTGAATCAGTCTGCTACAATTCCCTTACATAAGCATGTATCCAAATTACGACTTTATGATTCCCAAGCAAATCAGCACCAGAAAGATGAAGTAAGCGAGAAAAATGAACATGCGGGTATAACTGCTGAAGCTTTGCCAAAGGAAACTAGTGTTTCTTCTCTTTCAAAGGAGCCTGCTCATGAGCCTTGGCCTCTCCATCGTAAGAAGATACGCAAACTTGTTATCAAAAAGGACAAAAAGGTAAAGAAAAAAGAGGAAAGCTTCGAACGATCTCTACTGATAGTTAATAGCAGAACGCGTGTTGATGTAGCGTGGCAGGATGGTACAGTAGAATGTGGGCGTGAAGCAACAACATTGATTCCAATTGAGACCCCTGGTGATCATGAATTTGTGGCTGAGCAGTATGTGGTGGAGAAGGCTTCGGATGATGATGATAACAAAACTGAAGCTAAGCGTGTTGGAGTTGTTAAAAGTGTCAATGCAAAAGAACGTACTGCTTCTGTGAGATGGTTGAAGCCACTTGGACGGGCAGAAGAACCTCGTGAGTTTGACGAGGAAGAAATTGTTAGTGTTTATGAGCTGGAGGGCCATCCTGATTATGACTACTGTTATGGGGATGTTGTTGTTCGATTATCACCTGTTACCATAGCGTTACCAGCATCTTCTTCCGGAAACTCTTTAGAGGAGGCAACAGAGAAAGACAATGGCGACCAAGATACGGAAACGCATCAAGAAGCAACTGTCCATGACAGGGAAGAAAACGAAGTCAATACGGACCTTTCAGAGCTCTCGTGGGTAGGAAATATTACTGGCCTAGAGGATGGTGATATTGAAGTCACATGGGCCGATGGAGTGGTATCAACGGTATGCTAACCTCAACTAGTCTATTCACTTACAATCCTTACTGGTCTGGTTTCTCGTCATTATATGATTTGCAACGTGTACCAAATATTAGAGTGCTTTAATATACTTGCTGTTCTAATTTCAATATGTGCTGTTCCTTCCTTGATGTTTTGGGCTAAGACAGTTGATGCGTAACCAAAGGAATAATTTGGAGAGGAGTTGTTTTCTTTTTATTTTGATGATCTAGGAGTTAGATTCAAATTGATTCTCTACGAGACTGTATGTGCATGAATCTGATGGGACTTTCCCTGCACTTTTTGAGTTATAATTCTACTTTTTTTGCTTTCTCCTAGGTTGGCCCTCAAGCAGTTTATGTCGTTGGACGGGACGATGATGATGAATCAACTGGTGCAGAAAGTGATTCAAGTGATGCTGCTAGTTGGGAAACTGTAGACGATGATGATAAGGGTGCTCCTGAGATTCCTGAAGAGGTTTGTTTTGTTGAAAAGTGTGACTGAATATTTTTGCTTGACCCAGTACGTTATGTTAAATACAGAGGCACTGGTTTACTTCTTTGCATTACAATCATTCGTTTCTTTAAACTAATGAGAGAATCTTTTGTTTACAGGATCATGGAAGGAGTAGTTTTACTGAGGGAAACTCTGATGCAGAAACCAATGCTGAGAATGATTATGGGAGGAATGGTGCCCTAGCTCTCCCACTAGCTGCTATTGAATTTGTGACTCGACTTGCTAGTGGAATCTTTTCACGTGGACGGAAAACTGAAGATCCTTCCAGTTCCAGTCCCACAGGTGAGAAGCAGGCTGAATTTACTAACCCTTCCGGCGAGAGGGATTCCTTCCTCGACGATCCTACTTCTCCAAATTTAAGTGCCACTGATAACTGTGAGTCAGAGGGCACAGTTCTAGAAAACGAAGCATTGGAAAGATCAAAGAGCGAAAAATCTGATGAGCCAGTAACCTCTGAAGGTGATAGTTGCAGTTTCAGACGCTTTGATATATCACAAGAGCCTCTGGACCACCATTTTCTTGGCGCAGATGAGCAGGTAGGTCAATGACTTACACTTCAGATTACTCCCGTATGAAATGGTTTCTCAGTCTAAATTGGAAACTTGAGTTTGATTCTTAGTGTCGTATCAAACTTGCAGAAAACCAAGGAAAGAAGATGGTTCAAAAAGGTTGATCGAGACTGGAAAATACTTCAGAACAATCTTCCCGGTAAGAGTGTGTAACTGTACAGTTAAACATTCAGCAGCATTTCATGATTGGTCACTTGTTATTGAACAGAAATTTGATTTAATTTTGGCAGATGGAATCTTTGTCCGAGTTTACGAAGATAGAATGGATCTCCTAAGGGCCGTAATAGCCGGGGCATATGGAACACCATATCAAGATGGTCTCTTCTTTTTCGATTTTCACCTTCCACCTGACTACCCTAGTGTGCCACCGGTATGAGTTTCTAGTGTTTGTTATTGCATAATCGAATCCATTTATGCATAACATAAAATAATGTTGTGTCTGGCTCTTGATTCTGCAGTCGGCATATTATTATTCTGGCGGTTGGAGGCTAAACCCTAACCTATATGAAGAAGGAAAGGTCTGCCTTAGCCTTCTTAATACGTGGACAGGCAGAGGAAATGAAGTCTGGGATCCCAAATCATCGAGCATCCTTCAAGTCCTTGTTTCACTCCAGGGTTTGGTGTTGAATTCAAAGCCTTACTTCAATGAAGCTGGGTATGATAGGCAGATCGGAACTGCTGAAGGAGAGAAAAACTCACTGGGATACAACGAGAATACCTTTTTGCTAAATTGTAAAACCATGATGTATCTTATGCGGAGACCACCAAAGGTAAGAGAGAGCTCTGTTTCTCTTTCTTAAACTCTTATCACATTGAAAACATTCTTAAGTTGTGATCATTTCTATAGGACTTTGAAGAACTCATCAAAGAGCATTTCAAGAAACGTGGTTATTACATCTTGAAGGCATGTGAGGCATACATGAAAGGATATCTGATAGGTTCCCTAGCTAAAGATGCCTCAATTATCAATGAGCACAGCAGTGCAAATTCAACTTCGGTTGGTTTTAAGCTTATGTTGGCTAAGATTGCGCCAAAGCTTTTCTCAGCGCTGAGTGAAGTAGGAGCTGACTGCAATGAATTCAAGCATCTCCAGCAGCAATAACACAAGCCGGGTATATACTAAACATTGCCAATGAACCAAAGCGGAGGTTTGTGGTTTTTTTAAGTTTCAAACTCAGATATGTCGGAAATTTTCTCTCTCTTTTTTAGTTACACAAGAATTGCATTATGATCCTGATTTGTAACCCCATCTGCTCCGGCAATATTGGCAAATGATTTTGTTTTGGTTGATCATGGTTTGGAGCTTG is a genomic window containing:
- the LOC106306538 gene encoding RNA-binding protein 39 — translated: MDFDEYEYLEKTVENPHLENNEVENGGGDEKPKSEVKERSRSSRHRSDDKRDEDEDGRRSKRSRSHHRSRSRDRERDRHRSSRDHRDRERGGRDREKDRDKEERNGKEREGGKDKDRDSNHEKDRERDRSRRSRSRSERRRSREREKSQEIETKERDTKDRRRHKDKKEDKVEPEADPERDQRTVFAYQIALRATERDVYEFFSRAGKVRDVRIIMDRISRRSRGIGYVEFYETMSVPMAIALSGQPLLGQPVMVKPSEAEKNLVQSTTAAAGAGGMLGPYSGGARRLYVGNLHVNMSEDDLRKVFESFGIVELVQVPRDETGHCKGFGFVQFARLEDARNAVNLNGQLEIAGRAIKVSAVTDQTEVPDAGQAQNTGDLDDDDGAGLSLNAQSRAALMMKLDRSGTSSSTGLTAVPSILGATSTVSPLVAPVVQGGFPAVAGLAGLGVHVPAVVDPVGVPSECLLLKNMFDSSTETELDFDKDIEEDVRDECSKFGELNHIFVDKNSMGFVYLRFENAQAAMGAQRALHGRWFAGKMITATYMTTETYEAKFPQSK
- the LOC106306280 gene encoding probable ubiquitin-conjugating enzyme E2 23: MEHEQDDPGTAPHGGVDSLLENSLASESMCDHPTVSNNSVHTDKAEDSGSNEHPNIYREDIVRSNKTGSIGVVSEVAGDSDSDMSDDDDDDDDEEDDEDNSNDDDDDDDDDDGEEEEGKKGNEDNSGNYKCGTLEGDQIRVLWMDDDTEPVQGVKDLTVVDRGFLHGDYVASASEPTGQVGVVVDANISVDLLAPDSSVHKDISTKKLKRVRDFAVGDYVVHGPWLGRVDDVLDNVTVLFDDGSMCKVLRAEPLQLKPITKNNLEEDANFPYHPGQRVKASSSSVLKTSRWLSGLWKPNRLEGTVTKVTAGSIFVYWIASAGVGPDSSVSPPEEQSPSDLTLLSSFTHANWQVGDWCLLPSVNQSATIPLHKHVSKLRLYDSQANQHQKDEVSEKNEHAGITAEALPKETSVSSLSKEPAHEPWPLHRKKIRKLVIKKDKKVKKKEESFERSLLIVNSRTRVDVAWQDGTVECGREATTLIPIETPGDHEFVAEQYVVEKASDDDDNKTEAKRVGVVKSVNAKERTASVRWLKPLGRAEEPREFDEEEIVSVYELEGHPDYDYCYGDVVVRLSPVTIALPASSSGNSLEEATEKDNGDQDTETHQEATVHDREENEVNTDLSELSWVGNITGLEDGDIEVTWADGVVSTVGPQAVYVVGRDDDDESTGAESDSSDAASWETVDDDDKGAPEIPEEDHGRSSFTEGNSDAETNAENDYGRNGALALPLAAIEFVTRLASGIFSRGRKTEDPSSSSPTGEKQAEFTNPSGERDSFLDDPTSPNLSATDNCESEGTVLENEALERSKSEKSDEPVTSEGDSCSFRRFDISQEPLDHHFLGADEQKTKERRWFKKVDRDWKILQNNLPDGIFVRVYEDRMDLLRAVIAGAYGTPYQDGLFFFDFHLPPDYPSVPPSAYYYSGGWRLNPNLYEEGKVCLSLLNTWTGRGNEVWDPKSSSILQVLVSLQGLVLNSKPYFNEAGYDRQIGTAEGEKNSLGYNENTFLLNCKTMMYLMRRPPKDFEELIKEHFKKRGYYILKACEAYMKGYLIGSLAKDASIINEHSSANSTSVGFKLMLAKIAPKLFSALSEVGADCNEFKHLQQQ